Proteins encoded by one window of Actinomycetes bacterium:
- the tsaD gene encoding tRNA (adenosine(37)-N6)-threonylcarbamoyltransferase complex transferase subunit TsaD, with product MLVLGIETSCDETGVALVEDGRRVRSNVVADQRTLHDRYGGVVPEVASRAHVDLLHPAVEQALALGGARLEDVDGFAVTIGPGLAGSLLVGVAAAKAYALALDRPLVGVNHLIAHVYANVLEHGPLPLPAVVFVVSGGHTSLLVAEADERFRVLGQTIDDAAGEAYDKVARVLGLGYPGGPILDELAKEGDPGAVRFPRALLDDGTDDFSLSGLKTAVLRHVRKVEEAGEELRVADVAASFQEAVVDVQVSKVLGAAKREGLDTVLLAGGVAANSRLRWRLLEAARDAGVRVLVPSPALCTDNGAMVACAGTFALERGERAPLDLGADPNLPIAPGVGRRAPRRSNRHRKPRAAAPGPGEARS from the coding sequence ATGCTGGTCCTCGGGATCGAGACGAGCTGCGACGAGACCGGCGTCGCGCTGGTCGAGGACGGCCGGCGGGTGCGCTCGAACGTGGTCGCCGACCAGCGGACCCTGCACGACCGCTACGGCGGGGTGGTGCCCGAGGTGGCTTCCCGGGCCCATGTCGACCTGCTGCACCCCGCGGTCGAGCAGGCCCTCGCGCTCGGCGGGGCGAGGCTCGAGGACGTCGACGGCTTCGCGGTGACCATCGGGCCCGGCCTGGCCGGCTCGCTGCTGGTGGGGGTGGCCGCGGCCAAGGCGTACGCCCTCGCCCTGGACCGCCCCCTGGTCGGGGTCAACCACCTGATCGCCCACGTCTACGCCAACGTGCTCGAGCACGGCCCGCTGCCGCTGCCCGCTGTGGTGTTCGTGGTCTCCGGCGGTCACACGAGCCTGCTGGTCGCGGAGGCCGACGAGCGGTTCCGGGTCCTCGGCCAGACCATCGACGACGCCGCCGGCGAGGCCTACGACAAGGTGGCCAGGGTGCTCGGGCTGGGGTACCCGGGCGGTCCGATCCTGGACGAGCTGGCCAAGGAGGGCGACCCGGGCGCGGTCCGCTTCCCACGTGCCCTGCTCGACGACGGCACCGACGACTTCTCGCTGTCCGGCCTGAAGACCGCCGTGCTCCGCCACGTGCGCAAGGTCGAGGAGGCCGGCGAGGAGCTGCGCGTGGCCGACGTTGCCGCGTCGTTCCAGGAGGCCGTGGTCGACGTCCAGGTGAGCAAGGTGCTGGGCGCGGCCAAGCGCGAGGGGCTCGACACCGTGCTGCTCGCCGGCGGCGTGGCGGCCAACTCGCGGCTGCGCTGGCGGCTGCTCGAGGCGGCCCGCGACGCGGGGGTCCGAGTCCTGGTGCCCTCCCCGGCGCTGTGCACCGACAACGGCGCCATGGTCGCCTGCGCCGGCACGTTCGCGCTCGAGCGGGGCGAGCGCGCCCCGCTCGACCTGGGCGCCGACCCCAACCTGCCGATCGCTCCCGGGGTGGGGCGTCGGGCCCCCCGCCGCTCGAACCGGCACCGGAAGCCGCGAGCGGCCGCGCCCGGGCCCGGCGAGGCCCGGAGCTGA
- the rimI gene encoding ribosomal protein S18-alanine N-acetyltransferase, giving the protein MASLYPPPGQVEGPRPPAAIELTVMRRRHIGQVLDIERRVYPRPWTMTLFLSEIVQRSTRYYIVARAHRRVVGYAGLMVFGDEAHVTNIAVDPDQHRRKIAARLLFALVAEARRRGATACTLEVRVANHAAQGLYHQFGFAPVGIRKNYYAETGEDALIMWAEGLQTSAYTARLGELARRIPEPREVR; this is encoded by the coding sequence TCCCTGTACCCACCGCCGGGCCAGGTCGAGGGCCCCCGCCCGCCGGCCGCCATCGAGCTGACCGTCATGCGCCGGCGCCACATCGGTCAGGTGCTCGACATCGAGCGCCGCGTCTACCCGCGCCCGTGGACGATGACCCTGTTCCTTTCTGAGATCGTCCAGCGCTCGACCCGCTACTACATCGTCGCCCGGGCCCACCGCCGGGTGGTGGGCTACGCCGGCCTGATGGTCTTCGGCGACGAGGCGCACGTCACCAACATCGCGGTCGACCCCGACCAGCACCGGCGCAAGATCGCCGCCCGGCTGCTGTTCGCGCTGGTCGCCGAGGCCAGGCGCAGGGGCGCGACCGCCTGCACGCTCGAGGTGCGGGTGGCCAACCACGCCGCCCAGGGCCTGTACCACCAGTTCGGCTTCGCGCCGGTCGGCATCCGCAAGAACTACTACGCCGAGACCGGCGAGGACGCGCTCATCATGTGGGCCGAGGGCCTGCAGACCTCCGCGTACACCGCCCGCCTGGGCGAGCTGGCCCGCCGCATCCCAGAGCCCCGCGAGGTGCGCTGA